Below is a genomic region from Actinomadura rubteroloni.
GATGATGCCCGTTTCTGCTCGAATTGCGGCACTCCGCTGGCCCGTGCCGGACAGCCTCCGCTGCCGCCCCCGCCTCCGCCGCGCGAGTCGCCCGGCGAGTCGACCTCGACCATCTCGATCGGCGGCTTCGAGGCCCTGGAGGCCGCCACCGAGCAGGCCGAGGCCGAACCGGCCGGGGCCGACCAGTTCGCCGTCGAGGCGCTCCCGCCGGGCACCGCGCTGCTCGTCGTGAAGCGCGGCCCGAACGCGGGCAGCCGCTTCCTGCTCGACAAGGACCGCACCTCCGCCGGGCGCCACCCCGGCAGCGACATCTTCCTCGACGACGTCACCGTCTCCCGGCGGCACGCCGAGTTCACCCGCCAGGGCGGCTCGTTCGCCGTCCGCGACGTGGGCAGCCTGAACGGCACCTACGTGAACCGGCAGCGCATCGACCAGGCCGGGCTGGCGGGCGGCGACGAGGTGCAGATCGGCAAGTTCCGGCTGGTCTTCCTGAGCAACGCCCAGCACGGCTGACGGCGGGCGGCGCCGATGAGGGGAGGTCCATGAGCGCGGAGGCGTCCAGGGCGCCGATGACGATCGGCGACGTCCTCGGACTGCTGCGGCCCGACTTCCCCGACATCACGGTCTCCAAGATCAGGTTCCTGGAGGCCGAGGGGCTCATCGAGCCGCGCCGCAGCCCGTCGGGGTACCGCAAGTTCGGCCCCGGCGACGTGGACCGGCTGCGGTTCATCCTCACCGCCCAGCGCGACCAGTACCTGCCGCTGCGGGTCATCCGCGAGCGGCTGCGGGCGCGCGACCGGGGCGAGGCCGTCCCGGCCCCGGCGCCGCCGGGCGACCGGCGCCGGCCCCGGACGCTGGTGGCCGCCCCGGTGCCCGACCCGGCGCCCGCGCCCGAACCGCCCGTCCGGCTGTCGCGCCGCCAGCTCCTGGACGGCGCGGGCATCCCCGCCGACCTGCTCGACGCGATGGAGGAGTACGGGCTCGTCCGCCGCGCCGGCGGGGCGGGCGCTCCCTTCGACGCCGAGGCGCTGACCGTCGCGCGCGCCGTCGCGGCCCTGTGCGAGCACGGCCTGGAGGTGCGGCACCTGCGGGCGCTCAAGGCCGCCGCCGACCGGCAGGTCGGGCTGATCGAGCAGGCCGTCGGGCCGATGCTGCGCCGCCGCCATCCCGGCGCGCACGAGGAGGCCGCCGAGGCCGCGCGGTCCCTCGCCGACCTCGCCGTCCGGCTCCACACCGCGCTGGTGTGGGCGGGCCTCCGCGAGACGCTGGAACCCTGACGCCCGTCCCCTTCGCCCGATTCGCCCGCGCCGAGGAGTAGGCATCTCGGACACGGGGTGTACGTTGGCATGAGGGACCGGTCACGGCCGGTCCGCCGCAGGGTCGTCCGGATGCCGTCGAGTCCGCAGGGAGCCGCCGTGAAGCAGATGGAGGTCGTCGGCGTGCGGGTCGAGATGCCCTCCAATCAGCCGATCGTCCTGTTGAAGGAGACGGGCGGGGAACGCTACCTGCCGATCTGGATCGGCGCCGTCGAGGCCACCGCCATCGCCTTCGCCCAGCAGGGCGTGCTGCCCGCGCGCCCGCTCACCCACGACCTGTTCCGCGACGTCGTGGAGGCGCTCGGGGTCCAGCTCCGGACGGTGAACATCACCGCGCTGCGCGAGGGCGTCTTCTTCGCGGACCTGGTGTTCTCCAACGGCGTGGAGGTCAGCGCCCGCCCGTCGGACTCGATCGCGCTGGCGCTGCGCACCGGCGCGACGATCTTCGCCAGTGAGGACGTGCTGGAGGAGGTCGGCGTCGCGATCCCCGACGAGCAGGAGGACGAGGTCGAGAAGTTCCGCGAGTTCCTCGACACGATCTCGCCGGAGGATTTCGGCCGCGCCGGTTGAGGACGCGGGCCGCTCGTCATGAGAGAGTCGTCCCGAGGACGTCCGGACGTCTTGCGGAGGACGGTTTTCTTACGGCTCCGGTGAGCGGGGCGTCGGCGGAGGGTCAACGATGATCTTCGCCTGGGTGGTTCGGGCGGGTACGCCGGGCTTTCCGGGGGTCGTCCTCCTGGGAAACGGGTAGGGATTCGATGCGGCCGTAGGTGCGCCGGTTTGCCCACGCGGAGGCGGTTCATCCGGGCATGCGACGCGCCGACGGCGAACGTTGACCAC
It encodes:
- a CDS encoding FHA domain-containing protein gives rise to the protein MPSVYCTQCGHANPDDARFCSNCGTPLARAGQPPLPPPPPPRESPGESTSTISIGGFEALEAATEQAEAEPAGADQFAVEALPPGTALLVVKRGPNAGSRFLLDKDRTSAGRHPGSDIFLDDVTVSRRHAEFTRQGGSFAVRDVGSLNGTYVNRQRIDQAGLAGGDEVQIGKFRLVFLSNAQHG
- the ftsR gene encoding transcriptional regulator FtsR produces the protein MSAEASRAPMTIGDVLGLLRPDFPDITVSKIRFLEAEGLIEPRRSPSGYRKFGPGDVDRLRFILTAQRDQYLPLRVIRERLRARDRGEAVPAPAPPGDRRRPRTLVAAPVPDPAPAPEPPVRLSRRQLLDGAGIPADLLDAMEEYGLVRRAGGAGAPFDAEALTVARAVAALCEHGLEVRHLRALKAAADRQVGLIEQAVGPMLRRRHPGAHEEAAEAARSLADLAVRLHTALVWAGLRETLEP
- a CDS encoding bifunctional nuclease family protein, which encodes MKQMEVVGVRVEMPSNQPIVLLKETGGERYLPIWIGAVEATAIAFAQQGVLPARPLTHDLFRDVVEALGVQLRTVNITALREGVFFADLVFSNGVEVSARPSDSIALALRTGATIFASEDVLEEVGVAIPDEQEDEVEKFREFLDTISPEDFGRAG